CGGTTTATTCACACCTCATTTATGATGTCATTCCTGATGGGGATAAGGTCGTTAATCAACCGGATATTCTTATTCTTGAAGGTTTGAACGTGCTGCAAAGCGGTATGGATTATCCTCACGATCCGCATCATGTTTTTGTTTCAGACTTCGTCGATTTCTCTATTTATGTTGATGCGCCAGAAGATTTACTGCAACGCTGGTATATCAACCGTTTTCTGAAATTCCGTGAGGGCGCGTTTACCGATCCTGACTCTTATTTCCATCACTACGCCAAACTGTCAGAAGATGAAGCGGTTAATATCGCAACGCAGTTATGGAAAGAGATTAACTGGTTGAACCTTAAAGAGAATATCCTTCCGACACGTGAAAGGGCCAGCCTCATCATGACCAAGAGCGCGAACCATGCCGTCGACTGTGTCCGCTTAAGGAAATAAAGCAGAAATGAACGAAGGGAGCCTGGCTCCCTTTTTTATTCTGCGCTGCGTAATGAAATCTCGCCGCACATCCAGGGTTTTATCACGCCGTTTTGTTCCAGCAGTAACGCACCCTGATTATCTATACCACGAGAGATACCGTATATTTCGCGATCGCCGATAATGAGTTTGACCTGACGATGAATAAAATTGTCCAGTTTTTCCCAACGCGATAAAAAGGGAGCTAACCCTTCCTGTTCAAACTCCCGCAGAGACGCGCGTAGTTTTTCTATCAACCTGACGGCCAGCTCATTTCTGTCGACTTTAATTCCCGCTTCCTGAAGGTTGATCCAGCCCTGATTCACGATATCGCTTTCGACCTGACGCATCGCGAGGTTGATACCAGCGCCAATAACAATCTGTGCCGCATCTCCGGTTTTCCCCGTAAGCTCAACGAGAATACCCGCCAGTTTTCTGTCATGTAGATAGAGATCGTTAGGCCATTTTACCCGCACCTGTCCGGCACCAAGTTCATGAAGCACTTCAGCCATAACAATGCCGATAACCAGGCTTAAACCAATGGCGGCAGCTGGTCCCTGTTCAAGGCGCCAGTACATGGAAAGATAAAGATTTGCTCCAAACGGCGAGAACCATTTGCGGCCACGACGTCCGCGACCTGCCTGCTGATACTCCGCGATACAGGCATCGCCAGATTCAAGCTCAGACAGCCTGTCCAGTAAATACTGGTTTGTGGAGTCGATAACAGGCAGCACCGTTACCGATCCCGATTTAATATGGGAATGAATAAAAGATTCGTTAAGCAACTGAATCGGGCCCGGCAGGCTGTACCCTTTACCTGGCACCGTGAAGACATCAATGCCCCAGTCACGCAGCGTCTGGATATGCTTATTGATAGCAGCACGGCTCATCCCCAGCTTTTCGCCAAGCTGCTCACCAGAGTGAAATTCGCCGTCAGCAAGAAGCGAAACCAGTGTTAACGGAATAGTATTATCTTTCAAGAAATCGTCTCCACAGCGTTTACCTCACCCACCGCACCAATAAAACGGACTTCAGGCTCCAGCCAGATATTGAATTTTTCGCCGACGCGCTGACGGACTTCGTGCGCGAGTTTTACGACATCCTCACTCGTCGCATTATGCTCATTGATGAGCACCAGTGCCTGCTGACGATGCACCGCCGCGCCACCGACACGATGACCTTTCATTTCACAGCGATCGATAAGCCAGCCTGCAGCCAGTTTTACCTTTCCATCATTTTGTGGGTAACGTGGCGCATCTGGATAATGTATAAACAGCGCACTGGCCTCTTCAGCAGTAATAACCGGGTTTTTGAAGAAGCTGCCTGCGTTACCATATTCCTTAGGATCGGGAAGCTTTGTTTGACGCATGTGGCATACCGCATCAAAGACCTGCCGGGGCGTGACGGTATCAGCGGACAAGCGTGTCAAATCGCCATAAGTCAGTACCGGTGACCATACTTTAGGAAGACGAAGCCCTATACCTGTAATAGCGTATCGATTCTGGTAATCATGCTTAAAGATGCTATCGCGATAACCGAAGTGGCAGTCACTGTTACCCAGACGAACCGACTCACCCGACGCCAAATCAATGCAGTCCACATACAGACATAATTGTTTGAACTCTACGCCATAAGCGCCAATGTTTTGAATCGGTGACGAACCCGCGCATCCTGGAATAAGGGCAAGGTTT
This sequence is a window from Cronobacter sakazakii. Protein-coding genes within it:
- the birA gene encoding bifunctional biotin--[acetyl-CoA-carboxylase] ligase/biotin operon repressor BirA yields the protein MKDNTIPLTLVSLLADGEFHSGEQLGEKLGMSRAAINKHIQTLRDWGIDVFTVPGKGYSLPGPIQLLNESFIHSHIKSGSVTVLPVIDSTNQYLLDRLSELESGDACIAEYQQAGRGRRGRKWFSPFGANLYLSMYWRLEQGPAAAIGLSLVIGIVMAEVLHELGAGQVRVKWPNDLYLHDRKLAGILVELTGKTGDAAQIVIGAGINLAMRQVESDIVNQGWINLQEAGIKVDRNELAVRLIEKLRASLREFEQEGLAPFLSRWEKLDNFIHRQVKLIIGDREIYGISRGIDNQGALLLEQNGVIKPWMCGEISLRSAE
- the murB gene encoding UDP-N-acetylmuramate dehydrogenase, which produces MNNSLKPYNTFGIEKRAQQIVTANTAGALADAWQQAQAVSRPVLILGEGSNVLFLDDFNGTVILNRIMGIQIEEHNDAWLIHAGAGENWHRLVEFTLDHNMAGLENLALIPGCAGSSPIQNIGAYGVEFKQLCLYVDCIDLASGESVRLGNSDCHFGYRDSIFKHDYQNRYAITGIGLRLPKVWSPVLTYGDLTRLSADTVTPRQVFDAVCHMRQTKLPDPKEYGNAGSFFKNPVITAEEASALFIHYPDAPRYPQNDGKVKLAAGWLIDRCEMKGHRVGGAAVHRQQALVLINEHNATSEDVVKLAHEVRQRVGEKFNIWLEPEVRFIGAVGEVNAVETIS